The following coding sequences are from one Candidatus Zixiibacteriota bacterium window:
- a CDS encoding RNA-binding protein, with protein sequence MKIYVGGLLNAVTDQQLRRAFAVFGTVASAEVMKAHLSGAPRGFGFVDMPVCREAVAAIAALDGCTSLGGALEVSEVRRPDPRTTRDRRAARALLKRNRNKTKPAITSGKAE encoded by the coding sequence GTGAAGATCTACGTGGGTGGATTGCTGAATGCGGTGACTGACCAGCAGCTTCGGCGGGCATTTGCAGTTTTTGGTACGGTTGCGTCTGCGGAGGTCATGAAGGCCCATCTGAGCGGTGCGCCCCGCGGATTTGGCTTCGTCGACATGCCGGTCTGCCGTGAAGCGGTCGCCGCCATTGCCGCCCTCGACGGCTGCACCAGCCTGGGAGGTGCGCTTGAGGTCAGCGAGGTCCGCCGCCCTGATCCCCGCACTACGCGTGATCGTCGAGCGGCCCGCGCCCTGCTGAAGAGAAACCGGAACAAGACCAAACCTGCCATCACTAGCGGCAAAGCCGAGTAA